From a region of the Bradyrhizobium diazoefficiens genome:
- a CDS encoding cobyric acid synthase: MARALMIQGAGSDVGKSLIVAGLARAFTRRDLRVLPFKPQNMSNNAAVTVDGGEIGRAQALQALAAGVEPHTDMNPVLLKPETDVGAQIVVQGKRIATARARDYAAMKPQLMGAVLESFARLKARADLVLVEGAGSPAEVNLRKADIANMGFARKADVPVVLVGDIDRGGVIAQLVGIKTVIDPDDAAMIRGFVINKFRGDPTLFDDGYRLIEQKTSWRGFGVLPWFARAGELPAEDALGLRDARKPGQCKIACLALSRIANFDDLDPLKLEAGVDLVMVRPGEAIPGDVRLVIIPGSKSTRGDLAFLRAQGWDIDLLAHHRRGGHVLGLCGGYQMLGHNVADPDGIEGAAGDTPGLGLLDVATVMSPQKTLTRVAAVHAATDQPIQAYEIHIGRTDGPDRVRPFAKLNGEPEGAISRDGRVQGSYLHGLFTSDDFRKAYLARLGIPAGEEPYHARVESTLDALADHIERHLDVEGLLALAR, from the coding sequence ATGGCGCGGGCATTGATGATCCAGGGGGCCGGTTCGGACGTGGGTAAGTCGCTCATCGTCGCCGGTCTCGCGCGCGCCTTCACGCGGCGGGACTTGCGCGTGCTGCCCTTCAAGCCGCAGAACATGTCGAACAACGCGGCCGTCACCGTCGATGGCGGCGAGATCGGCCGCGCCCAGGCGCTGCAGGCGCTGGCCGCCGGCGTCGAACCGCACACCGACATGAACCCGGTGCTGCTCAAGCCCGAGACCGATGTCGGCGCGCAGATCGTCGTGCAGGGCAAACGCATTGCGACCGCGCGTGCGCGCGACTATGCGGCGATGAAGCCACAGCTGATGGGCGCGGTGCTGGAGAGTTTTGCCCGGCTGAAGGCACGCGCAGATCTCGTGCTGGTCGAAGGCGCCGGCAGCCCCGCCGAGGTGAACCTGCGCAAGGCCGACATCGCGAATATGGGATTCGCGCGCAAGGCTGACGTGCCGGTCGTGCTGGTCGGTGACATCGACCGCGGCGGCGTCATTGCCCAGCTTGTCGGCATCAAGACGGTGATCGACCCCGACGATGCCGCGATGATCCGGGGCTTTGTCATCAACAAGTTCCGCGGCGATCCCACGCTGTTCGACGACGGCTACAGACTGATCGAGCAGAAGACGTCGTGGCGCGGCTTCGGCGTGCTGCCCTGGTTCGCCCGGGCCGGCGAGTTGCCGGCGGAGGACGCGCTGGGCCTCCGCGACGCGCGCAAGCCCGGCCAATGCAAGATCGCCTGCCTCGCGTTGTCGCGGATCGCCAATTTCGATGATCTCGATCCGCTGAAGCTCGAGGCGGGCGTCGATCTCGTGATGGTGCGCCCGGGCGAAGCCATTCCCGGAGACGTGCGTCTCGTCATCATCCCCGGCTCCAAATCCACCCGCGGCGATCTCGCTTTCCTGCGCGCGCAGGGCTGGGACATCGATCTCCTCGCGCATCATCGCAGGGGCGGCCATGTGCTCGGCCTCTGCGGCGGCTACCAGATGCTCGGCCACAACGTCGCCGATCCCGACGGCATCGAAGGCGCCGCGGGCGACACGCCGGGCCTTGGACTGCTGGATGTGGCGACGGTGATGAGCCCGCAGAAAACACTGACGCGTGTCGCGGCCGTGCATGCCGCCACCGACCAGCCGATCCAGGCCTACGAAATCCATATCGGCCGTACCGACGGCCCGGATCGCGTGCGGCCGTTCGCCAAGCTGAACGGCGAGCCGGAGGGCGCGATCTCGCGCGACGGCCGCGTGCAAGGCAGCTACTTGCACGGCCTGTTCACGTCGGATGATTTCCGCAAGGCGTACTTGGCCAGGCTCGGCATTCCCGCAGGCGAGGAGCCCTATCATGCCAGGGTCGAAAGCACGCTCGATGCGCTCGCCGATCACATCGAAAGGCATCTCGACGTCGAGGGCCTGCTTGCGCTGGCGCGCTAA
- the cobO gene encoding cob(I)yrinic acid a,c-diamide adenosyltransferase gives MTPESETQTGEETDVRHAAKMAKKKAARDKIMATKSGEKGLIIVHTGAGKGKSSSAFGMIVRCVAHGFPCAVVQFIKGAWDTGERRLLTGHFGELCQFHAMGEGFTWETQDRARDIAAARAGWEKARELILDPTLRMVVLDEINIALRYDYLDIAEVVEFLTSSKPPMTHVVLTGRNAKDELIGIADLVTEMTLVKHPFRSGIKAQAGVEF, from the coding sequence ATGACGCCTGAATCGGAGACCCAAACGGGCGAGGAAACCGACGTCCGCCACGCCGCGAAAATGGCGAAGAAGAAGGCCGCCCGCGACAAGATCATGGCGACCAAGAGCGGCGAGAAAGGCCTCATCATCGTCCACACCGGCGCCGGCAAGGGCAAGTCCTCCTCGGCCTTCGGCATGATCGTCCGCTGCGTCGCCCATGGCTTTCCCTGCGCGGTCGTGCAGTTCATCAAGGGCGCCTGGGACACCGGTGAGCGGCGTTTGCTCACCGGCCATTTCGGCGAGCTCTGCCAGTTTCACGCCATGGGCGAAGGTTTCACTTGGGAGACGCAGGACCGCGCCCGCGACATCGCTGCGGCGCGCGCCGGCTGGGAGAAGGCCAGGGAGCTGATCCTCGATCCCACCTTGCGCATGGTCGTGCTCGACGAGATCAACATCGCGCTGCGCTATGACTATCTCGACATCGCCGAAGTCGTCGAATTCCTGACAAGCTCGAAGCCGCCGATGACGCATGTCGTGCTCACCGGCCGCAACGCCAAGGACGAGCTGATCGGGATCGCCGACCTCGTCACCGAAATGACCCTGGTCAAGCACCCCTTCCGCTCCGGCATCAAGGCGCAAGCCGGCGTCGAGTTCTGA
- a CDS encoding DUF1636 domain-containing protein → MTVTLHVCITCRAGETPGEGETTPGKRLHGAIIEAGVPDGVNVVPVECLSACSQGCSVALSAPGRWSYVYGRLSETNAQDVVAGAEAYAAAPDGIVPWRSRPEIFRKQSLARIPPVAVVPEAAE, encoded by the coding sequence ATGACCGTCACACTTCACGTCTGCATCACCTGCCGTGCCGGCGAAACGCCTGGCGAGGGCGAGACGACGCCCGGCAAGCGTCTGCATGGCGCGATCATCGAGGCCGGCGTGCCCGATGGCGTCAATGTGGTTCCCGTGGAATGCCTCTCGGCCTGCAGTCAGGGCTGCTCGGTGGCGCTGAGCGCACCTGGCCGCTGGTCTTATGTCTACGGCCGCCTCTCGGAGACGAATGCGCAAGACGTGGTCGCGGGCGCTGAGGCCTATGCGGCGGCGCCCGACGGAATCGTGCCCTGGCGCAGCCGTCCCGAGATCTTCCGCAAGCAGTCGCTTGCGCGCATTCCCCCTGTTGCCGTCGTGCCGGAGGCCGCCGAATGA